A single Cyclopterus lumpus isolate fCycLum1 chromosome 3, fCycLum1.pri, whole genome shotgun sequence DNA region contains:
- the kars1 gene encoding lysine--tRNA ligase isoform X3 yields the protein MADVEALDGEKLSKNELKRRMKSDKKAAEKEAKVKEQLDQNKESNEQGAQNACGLDEETLDPNQYYKIRTQAIQELKGTAEDPYPHKYHVDLSLTEFIEKYSPLQPGDQLTDVVLNVSGRVHAKRASGAKLIFYDLRGEGVKLQVMATSRNYKSEDAFVAINNKLRRGDIIGVRGNPGKTKKGELSIIPTEMTLLSPCLHMLPHLHFGLKDKETRFRQRYLDLILNDYVRQKFITRSKIITYLRSFLDQMGFLEIETPMMNIIPGGAVARPFVTYHNELDMNLYMRIAPELYHKMLVVGGMDRVYEIGRQFRNEGIDLTHNPEFTTCEFYMAYADYHDLMDITEKLLSGMVKHVTGGYKVTYHPDGPEGPAQEIDFTPPFRRVSMTHDLEKIMGVKFPPTDSYDSDETRKFFDDLCAQKGVDCPPPRTTARLLDKMVGDFLEVTCINPTFICEHPQIMSPLAKWHRSQKGLTERFELFVMKKEICNAYTELNDPVRQRQLFEQQSKAKAEGDDEAMFIDETFCTALEYGLPPTAGWGMGIDRVAMFLTDSNNIKEVLLFPAMKPDDNKTAAPKEGTSV from the exons ATGGCTGACGTAGAGGCGTTGGACGGAGAGAAACTCAGCAAAAA TGAGCTGAAGAGACGAATGAAATCTGACAAGAAGGCGGCCGAGAAAGAAGCCAAGGTCAAAGAGCAATTGGACCAAAATAAAGAATCCAATGAACAAGGAGCTCAAAATGCCTGTGGGTTGGATGAGGAGACGCTTGACCCAAAT CAATACTACAAGATCCGCACCCAGGCCATCCAGGAACTGAAGGGCACAGCAGAGGACCCGTACCCTCACAAGTATCATGTAGACTTGTCACTCACGGAGTTCATCGAGAAATACAGTCCTCTACAGCCTGGAGATCAGCTGACGGATGTTGTTCTCAATGTGTCAG GCCGCGTCCATGCCAAGAGGGCTTCTGGTGCCAAGTTAATTTTCTACGACCTGCGGGGTGAAGGCGTCAAGTTGCAAGTCATGGCGACCTCAAG AAATTACAAGTCTGAGGACGCCTTTGTGGCCATCAACAACAAACTGCGCCGCGGAGATATCATCGGTGTCCGTGGTAACCCAGGGAAGACAAAAAAGGGGGAGTTGAGCATCATTCCCACGGAAATGACGTTACTATCGCCGTGTTTGCACATGTTGCCCCACCTCCACTTTGGCCTCAAAGACAAG GAAACACGATTCCGCCAACGCTACTTGGATCTGATTCTCAATGACTACGTGAGGCAAAAGTTCATAACGCGCTCCAAAATCATCACATACCTGCGCAGTTTCCTGGACCAGATGGGATTTTTGGAG ATTGAGACACCAATGATGAACATTATTCCTGGTGGAGCAGTAGCCCGTCCATTTGTTACTTACCACAATGAGCTGGATATGAACCTGTACATGAGGATTGCACCTGAGCTCTACCACAAG ATGCTCGTGGTTGGAGGAATGGACAGAGTGTATGAGATTGGTCGTCAGTTCAGGAATGAAGGCATCGATCTTACTCACAATCCAGAGTTCACCACCTGTGAATTCTACATGGCATATGCAGATTACCATGATTTGATGGATATCACAGAGAAACTACTCTCGG GAATGGTGAAACACGTCACTGGAGGATACAAGGTGACTTATCACCCTGATGGCCCGGAGGGACCGGCCCAGGAGATTGACTTCACGCCACCTTTCAGAAGAGTGAGCATGACACACGACCTAGAGAAGATTATGGGAGTGAAGTTCCCTCCTACTGACAGCTACGACAGTGATG AGACACGTAAATTCTTTGACGACCTGTGTGCACAGAAAGGAGTTGATTGTCCTCCACCCAGAACCACTGCCCGCCTCCTTGACAAG ATGGTTGGAGATTTCCTTGAAGTCACCTGTATCAACCCCACATTCATCTGTGAACATCCTCAAATCATGAGTCCCTTAGCGAAATG GCACAGATCACAGAAAGGCCTAACGGAGCGTTTTGAGCTCTTTGTGATGAAGAAGGAAATCTGCAATGCGTACACTGAGTTGAATGATCCGGTTAGACAGAGGCAGCTTTTCGAGCAACAGTCCAAG GCCAAAGCAGAAGGTGATGATGAGGCCATGTTCATTGATGAGACCTTCTGCACAGCTCTGGAATATGGACTGCCACCAACTGCCGGCTGGGGGATGGGCATTGATCGTGTCGCCATGTTCCTCACAGACTCCAACAACATCAAG
- the kars1 gene encoding lysine--tRNA ligase isoform X2, translating into MLTYGLFNHFTLPEHFYFLFQGELKRRMKSDKKAAEKEAKVKEQLDQNKESNEQGAQNACGLDEETLDPNQYYKIRTQAIQELKGTAEDPYPHKYHVDLSLTEFIEKYSPLQPGDQLTDVVLNVSGRVHAKRASGAKLIFYDLRGEGVKLQVMATSRNYKSEDAFVAINNKLRRGDIIGVRGNPGKTKKGELSIIPTEMTLLSPCLHMLPHLHFGLKDKETRFRQRYLDLILNDYVRQKFITRSKIITYLRSFLDQMGFLEIETPMMNIIPGGAVARPFVTYHNELDMNLYMRIAPELYHKMLVVGGMDRVYEIGRQFRNEGIDLTHNPEFTTCEFYMAYADYHDLMDITEKLLSGMVKHVTGGYKVTYHPDGPEGPAQEIDFTPPFRRVSMTHDLEKIMGVKFPPTDSYDSDETRKFFDDLCAQKGVDCPPPRTTARLLDKMVGDFLEVTCINPTFICEHPQIMSPLAKWHRSQKGLTERFELFVMKKEICNAYTELNDPVRQRQLFEQQSKAKAEGDDEAMFIDETFCTALEYGLPPTAGWGMGIDRVAMFLTDSNNIKEVLLFPAMKPDDNKTAAPKEGTSV; encoded by the exons ATGTTAACGTATGGTCTATTTAATCATTTTACTCTTCCagaacacttttattttttatttcaggg TGAGCTGAAGAGACGAATGAAATCTGACAAGAAGGCGGCCGAGAAAGAAGCCAAGGTCAAAGAGCAATTGGACCAAAATAAAGAATCCAATGAACAAGGAGCTCAAAATGCCTGTGGGTTGGATGAGGAGACGCTTGACCCAAAT CAATACTACAAGATCCGCACCCAGGCCATCCAGGAACTGAAGGGCACAGCAGAGGACCCGTACCCTCACAAGTATCATGTAGACTTGTCACTCACGGAGTTCATCGAGAAATACAGTCCTCTACAGCCTGGAGATCAGCTGACGGATGTTGTTCTCAATGTGTCAG GCCGCGTCCATGCCAAGAGGGCTTCTGGTGCCAAGTTAATTTTCTACGACCTGCGGGGTGAAGGCGTCAAGTTGCAAGTCATGGCGACCTCAAG AAATTACAAGTCTGAGGACGCCTTTGTGGCCATCAACAACAAACTGCGCCGCGGAGATATCATCGGTGTCCGTGGTAACCCAGGGAAGACAAAAAAGGGGGAGTTGAGCATCATTCCCACGGAAATGACGTTACTATCGCCGTGTTTGCACATGTTGCCCCACCTCCACTTTGGCCTCAAAGACAAG GAAACACGATTCCGCCAACGCTACTTGGATCTGATTCTCAATGACTACGTGAGGCAAAAGTTCATAACGCGCTCCAAAATCATCACATACCTGCGCAGTTTCCTGGACCAGATGGGATTTTTGGAG ATTGAGACACCAATGATGAACATTATTCCTGGTGGAGCAGTAGCCCGTCCATTTGTTACTTACCACAATGAGCTGGATATGAACCTGTACATGAGGATTGCACCTGAGCTCTACCACAAG ATGCTCGTGGTTGGAGGAATGGACAGAGTGTATGAGATTGGTCGTCAGTTCAGGAATGAAGGCATCGATCTTACTCACAATCCAGAGTTCACCACCTGTGAATTCTACATGGCATATGCAGATTACCATGATTTGATGGATATCACAGAGAAACTACTCTCGG GAATGGTGAAACACGTCACTGGAGGATACAAGGTGACTTATCACCCTGATGGCCCGGAGGGACCGGCCCAGGAGATTGACTTCACGCCACCTTTCAGAAGAGTGAGCATGACACACGACCTAGAGAAGATTATGGGAGTGAAGTTCCCTCCTACTGACAGCTACGACAGTGATG AGACACGTAAATTCTTTGACGACCTGTGTGCACAGAAAGGAGTTGATTGTCCTCCACCCAGAACCACTGCCCGCCTCCTTGACAAG ATGGTTGGAGATTTCCTTGAAGTCACCTGTATCAACCCCACATTCATCTGTGAACATCCTCAAATCATGAGTCCCTTAGCGAAATG GCACAGATCACAGAAAGGCCTAACGGAGCGTTTTGAGCTCTTTGTGATGAAGAAGGAAATCTGCAATGCGTACACTGAGTTGAATGATCCGGTTAGACAGAGGCAGCTTTTCGAGCAACAGTCCAAG GCCAAAGCAGAAGGTGATGATGAGGCCATGTTCATTGATGAGACCTTCTGCACAGCTCTGGAATATGGACTGCCACCAACTGCCGGCTGGGGGATGGGCATTGATCGTGTCGCCATGTTCCTCACAGACTCCAACAACATCAAG
- the kars1 gene encoding lysine--tRNA ligase isoform X5: protein MLTELKRRMKSDKKAAEKEAKVKEQLDQNKESNEQGAQNACGLDEETLDPNQYYKIRTQAIQELKGTAEDPYPHKYHVDLSLTEFIEKYSPLQPGDQLTDVVLNVSGRVHAKRASGAKLIFYDLRGEGVKLQVMATSRNYKSEDAFVAINNKLRRGDIIGVRGNPGKTKKGELSIIPTEMTLLSPCLHMLPHLHFGLKDKETRFRQRYLDLILNDYVRQKFITRSKIITYLRSFLDQMGFLEIETPMMNIIPGGAVARPFVTYHNELDMNLYMRIAPELYHKMLVVGGMDRVYEIGRQFRNEGIDLTHNPEFTTCEFYMAYADYHDLMDITEKLLSGMVKHVTGGYKVTYHPDGPEGPAQEIDFTPPFRRVSMTHDLEKIMGVKFPPTDSYDSDETRKFFDDLCAQKGVDCPPPRTTARLLDKMVGDFLEVTCINPTFICEHPQIMSPLAKWHRSQKGLTERFELFVMKKEICNAYTELNDPVRQRQLFEQQSKAKAEGDDEAMFIDETFCTALEYGLPPTAGWGMGIDRVAMFLTDSNNIKEVLLFPAMKPDDNKTAAPKEGTSV from the exons ATGTTAAC TGAGCTGAAGAGACGAATGAAATCTGACAAGAAGGCGGCCGAGAAAGAAGCCAAGGTCAAAGAGCAATTGGACCAAAATAAAGAATCCAATGAACAAGGAGCTCAAAATGCCTGTGGGTTGGATGAGGAGACGCTTGACCCAAAT CAATACTACAAGATCCGCACCCAGGCCATCCAGGAACTGAAGGGCACAGCAGAGGACCCGTACCCTCACAAGTATCATGTAGACTTGTCACTCACGGAGTTCATCGAGAAATACAGTCCTCTACAGCCTGGAGATCAGCTGACGGATGTTGTTCTCAATGTGTCAG GCCGCGTCCATGCCAAGAGGGCTTCTGGTGCCAAGTTAATTTTCTACGACCTGCGGGGTGAAGGCGTCAAGTTGCAAGTCATGGCGACCTCAAG AAATTACAAGTCTGAGGACGCCTTTGTGGCCATCAACAACAAACTGCGCCGCGGAGATATCATCGGTGTCCGTGGTAACCCAGGGAAGACAAAAAAGGGGGAGTTGAGCATCATTCCCACGGAAATGACGTTACTATCGCCGTGTTTGCACATGTTGCCCCACCTCCACTTTGGCCTCAAAGACAAG GAAACACGATTCCGCCAACGCTACTTGGATCTGATTCTCAATGACTACGTGAGGCAAAAGTTCATAACGCGCTCCAAAATCATCACATACCTGCGCAGTTTCCTGGACCAGATGGGATTTTTGGAG ATTGAGACACCAATGATGAACATTATTCCTGGTGGAGCAGTAGCCCGTCCATTTGTTACTTACCACAATGAGCTGGATATGAACCTGTACATGAGGATTGCACCTGAGCTCTACCACAAG ATGCTCGTGGTTGGAGGAATGGACAGAGTGTATGAGATTGGTCGTCAGTTCAGGAATGAAGGCATCGATCTTACTCACAATCCAGAGTTCACCACCTGTGAATTCTACATGGCATATGCAGATTACCATGATTTGATGGATATCACAGAGAAACTACTCTCGG GAATGGTGAAACACGTCACTGGAGGATACAAGGTGACTTATCACCCTGATGGCCCGGAGGGACCGGCCCAGGAGATTGACTTCACGCCACCTTTCAGAAGAGTGAGCATGACACACGACCTAGAGAAGATTATGGGAGTGAAGTTCCCTCCTACTGACAGCTACGACAGTGATG AGACACGTAAATTCTTTGACGACCTGTGTGCACAGAAAGGAGTTGATTGTCCTCCACCCAGAACCACTGCCCGCCTCCTTGACAAG ATGGTTGGAGATTTCCTTGAAGTCACCTGTATCAACCCCACATTCATCTGTGAACATCCTCAAATCATGAGTCCCTTAGCGAAATG GCACAGATCACAGAAAGGCCTAACGGAGCGTTTTGAGCTCTTTGTGATGAAGAAGGAAATCTGCAATGCGTACACTGAGTTGAATGATCCGGTTAGACAGAGGCAGCTTTTCGAGCAACAGTCCAAG GCCAAAGCAGAAGGTGATGATGAGGCCATGTTCATTGATGAGACCTTCTGCACAGCTCTGGAATATGGACTGCCACCAACTGCCGGCTGGGGGATGGGCATTGATCGTGTCGCCATGTTCCTCACAGACTCCAACAACATCAAG
- the kars1 gene encoding lysine--tRNA ligase isoform X1 has product MLCLVRAARQQLCQAFSVRGQWLKCAAPCTDAVSAQMYGIRWRGDKSELKRRMKSDKKAAEKEAKVKEQLDQNKESNEQGAQNACGLDEETLDPNQYYKIRTQAIQELKGTAEDPYPHKYHVDLSLTEFIEKYSPLQPGDQLTDVVLNVSGRVHAKRASGAKLIFYDLRGEGVKLQVMATSRNYKSEDAFVAINNKLRRGDIIGVRGNPGKTKKGELSIIPTEMTLLSPCLHMLPHLHFGLKDKETRFRQRYLDLILNDYVRQKFITRSKIITYLRSFLDQMGFLEIETPMMNIIPGGAVARPFVTYHNELDMNLYMRIAPELYHKMLVVGGMDRVYEIGRQFRNEGIDLTHNPEFTTCEFYMAYADYHDLMDITEKLLSGMVKHVTGGYKVTYHPDGPEGPAQEIDFTPPFRRVSMTHDLEKIMGVKFPPTDSYDSDETRKFFDDLCAQKGVDCPPPRTTARLLDKMVGDFLEVTCINPTFICEHPQIMSPLAKWHRSQKGLTERFELFVMKKEICNAYTELNDPVRQRQLFEQQSKAKAEGDDEAMFIDETFCTALEYGLPPTAGWGMGIDRVAMFLTDSNNIKEVLLFPAMKPDDNKTAAPKEGTSV; this is encoded by the exons ATGCTGTGTCTGGTAAGGGCAGCCAGGCAGCAGCTGTGCCAAGCCTTTTCGGTCAGGGGACAGTGGTTAAAATGTGCTGCCCCATGTACAGATGCAGTCTCAGCTCAAATGTACGGCATTCGCTGGAGAGGTGACAAAAG TGAGCTGAAGAGACGAATGAAATCTGACAAGAAGGCGGCCGAGAAAGAAGCCAAGGTCAAAGAGCAATTGGACCAAAATAAAGAATCCAATGAACAAGGAGCTCAAAATGCCTGTGGGTTGGATGAGGAGACGCTTGACCCAAAT CAATACTACAAGATCCGCACCCAGGCCATCCAGGAACTGAAGGGCACAGCAGAGGACCCGTACCCTCACAAGTATCATGTAGACTTGTCACTCACGGAGTTCATCGAGAAATACAGTCCTCTACAGCCTGGAGATCAGCTGACGGATGTTGTTCTCAATGTGTCAG GCCGCGTCCATGCCAAGAGGGCTTCTGGTGCCAAGTTAATTTTCTACGACCTGCGGGGTGAAGGCGTCAAGTTGCAAGTCATGGCGACCTCAAG AAATTACAAGTCTGAGGACGCCTTTGTGGCCATCAACAACAAACTGCGCCGCGGAGATATCATCGGTGTCCGTGGTAACCCAGGGAAGACAAAAAAGGGGGAGTTGAGCATCATTCCCACGGAAATGACGTTACTATCGCCGTGTTTGCACATGTTGCCCCACCTCCACTTTGGCCTCAAAGACAAG GAAACACGATTCCGCCAACGCTACTTGGATCTGATTCTCAATGACTACGTGAGGCAAAAGTTCATAACGCGCTCCAAAATCATCACATACCTGCGCAGTTTCCTGGACCAGATGGGATTTTTGGAG ATTGAGACACCAATGATGAACATTATTCCTGGTGGAGCAGTAGCCCGTCCATTTGTTACTTACCACAATGAGCTGGATATGAACCTGTACATGAGGATTGCACCTGAGCTCTACCACAAG ATGCTCGTGGTTGGAGGAATGGACAGAGTGTATGAGATTGGTCGTCAGTTCAGGAATGAAGGCATCGATCTTACTCACAATCCAGAGTTCACCACCTGTGAATTCTACATGGCATATGCAGATTACCATGATTTGATGGATATCACAGAGAAACTACTCTCGG GAATGGTGAAACACGTCACTGGAGGATACAAGGTGACTTATCACCCTGATGGCCCGGAGGGACCGGCCCAGGAGATTGACTTCACGCCACCTTTCAGAAGAGTGAGCATGACACACGACCTAGAGAAGATTATGGGAGTGAAGTTCCCTCCTACTGACAGCTACGACAGTGATG AGACACGTAAATTCTTTGACGACCTGTGTGCACAGAAAGGAGTTGATTGTCCTCCACCCAGAACCACTGCCCGCCTCCTTGACAAG ATGGTTGGAGATTTCCTTGAAGTCACCTGTATCAACCCCACATTCATCTGTGAACATCCTCAAATCATGAGTCCCTTAGCGAAATG GCACAGATCACAGAAAGGCCTAACGGAGCGTTTTGAGCTCTTTGTGATGAAGAAGGAAATCTGCAATGCGTACACTGAGTTGAATGATCCGGTTAGACAGAGGCAGCTTTTCGAGCAACAGTCCAAG GCCAAAGCAGAAGGTGATGATGAGGCCATGTTCATTGATGAGACCTTCTGCACAGCTCTGGAATATGGACTGCCACCAACTGCCGGCTGGGGGATGGGCATTGATCGTGTCGCCATGTTCCTCACAGACTCCAACAACATCAAG
- the kars1 gene encoding lysine--tRNA ligase isoform X4 codes for MYGIRWRGDKSELKRRMKSDKKAAEKEAKVKEQLDQNKESNEQGAQNACGLDEETLDPNQYYKIRTQAIQELKGTAEDPYPHKYHVDLSLTEFIEKYSPLQPGDQLTDVVLNVSGRVHAKRASGAKLIFYDLRGEGVKLQVMATSRNYKSEDAFVAINNKLRRGDIIGVRGNPGKTKKGELSIIPTEMTLLSPCLHMLPHLHFGLKDKETRFRQRYLDLILNDYVRQKFITRSKIITYLRSFLDQMGFLEIETPMMNIIPGGAVARPFVTYHNELDMNLYMRIAPELYHKMLVVGGMDRVYEIGRQFRNEGIDLTHNPEFTTCEFYMAYADYHDLMDITEKLLSGMVKHVTGGYKVTYHPDGPEGPAQEIDFTPPFRRVSMTHDLEKIMGVKFPPTDSYDSDETRKFFDDLCAQKGVDCPPPRTTARLLDKMVGDFLEVTCINPTFICEHPQIMSPLAKWHRSQKGLTERFELFVMKKEICNAYTELNDPVRQRQLFEQQSKAKAEGDDEAMFIDETFCTALEYGLPPTAGWGMGIDRVAMFLTDSNNIKEVLLFPAMKPDDNKTAAPKEGTSV; via the exons ATGTACGGCATTCGCTGGAGAGGTGACAAAAG TGAGCTGAAGAGACGAATGAAATCTGACAAGAAGGCGGCCGAGAAAGAAGCCAAGGTCAAAGAGCAATTGGACCAAAATAAAGAATCCAATGAACAAGGAGCTCAAAATGCCTGTGGGTTGGATGAGGAGACGCTTGACCCAAAT CAATACTACAAGATCCGCACCCAGGCCATCCAGGAACTGAAGGGCACAGCAGAGGACCCGTACCCTCACAAGTATCATGTAGACTTGTCACTCACGGAGTTCATCGAGAAATACAGTCCTCTACAGCCTGGAGATCAGCTGACGGATGTTGTTCTCAATGTGTCAG GCCGCGTCCATGCCAAGAGGGCTTCTGGTGCCAAGTTAATTTTCTACGACCTGCGGGGTGAAGGCGTCAAGTTGCAAGTCATGGCGACCTCAAG AAATTACAAGTCTGAGGACGCCTTTGTGGCCATCAACAACAAACTGCGCCGCGGAGATATCATCGGTGTCCGTGGTAACCCAGGGAAGACAAAAAAGGGGGAGTTGAGCATCATTCCCACGGAAATGACGTTACTATCGCCGTGTTTGCACATGTTGCCCCACCTCCACTTTGGCCTCAAAGACAAG GAAACACGATTCCGCCAACGCTACTTGGATCTGATTCTCAATGACTACGTGAGGCAAAAGTTCATAACGCGCTCCAAAATCATCACATACCTGCGCAGTTTCCTGGACCAGATGGGATTTTTGGAG ATTGAGACACCAATGATGAACATTATTCCTGGTGGAGCAGTAGCCCGTCCATTTGTTACTTACCACAATGAGCTGGATATGAACCTGTACATGAGGATTGCACCTGAGCTCTACCACAAG ATGCTCGTGGTTGGAGGAATGGACAGAGTGTATGAGATTGGTCGTCAGTTCAGGAATGAAGGCATCGATCTTACTCACAATCCAGAGTTCACCACCTGTGAATTCTACATGGCATATGCAGATTACCATGATTTGATGGATATCACAGAGAAACTACTCTCGG GAATGGTGAAACACGTCACTGGAGGATACAAGGTGACTTATCACCCTGATGGCCCGGAGGGACCGGCCCAGGAGATTGACTTCACGCCACCTTTCAGAAGAGTGAGCATGACACACGACCTAGAGAAGATTATGGGAGTGAAGTTCCCTCCTACTGACAGCTACGACAGTGATG AGACACGTAAATTCTTTGACGACCTGTGTGCACAGAAAGGAGTTGATTGTCCTCCACCCAGAACCACTGCCCGCCTCCTTGACAAG ATGGTTGGAGATTTCCTTGAAGTCACCTGTATCAACCCCACATTCATCTGTGAACATCCTCAAATCATGAGTCCCTTAGCGAAATG GCACAGATCACAGAAAGGCCTAACGGAGCGTTTTGAGCTCTTTGTGATGAAGAAGGAAATCTGCAATGCGTACACTGAGTTGAATGATCCGGTTAGACAGAGGCAGCTTTTCGAGCAACAGTCCAAG GCCAAAGCAGAAGGTGATGATGAGGCCATGTTCATTGATGAGACCTTCTGCACAGCTCTGGAATATGGACTGCCACCAACTGCCGGCTGGGGGATGGGCATTGATCGTGTCGCCATGTTCCTCACAGACTCCAACAACATCAAG